The following are encoded together in the Pseudanabaena sp. FACHB-2040 genome:
- a CDS encoding diflavin flavoprotein: MTTTNQPRDVQILQIASDTAILRSRSWNRLRFEIEYALERGTTANTYLIQADQTALIDPPGESFTDIFLAALAQQVDLDEINYLILGHINPNRVTTLKVLLEKNPNLTVVCSNPAALALQDLLEGQSVNLRVIKGADDELDLGQGHVLQFIPIPTPRWPGGLATYDPYAEVLYTDKFFGAHLASEQVYDLGWDDLLEDRRYYFDCLMAPSIRQVIAALDKLETFQFRVLAPGHGPVVLYGAKELFQGYRHWSETQKSQEQSVALIYASAYGNTATIAQALARGITKSGVAVEALNAEQAEPEEIKAAVEKSSGFLIGSPTLGGHAPTQIQTALGIVLSSASKTQPAGVFGSFGWSGEAIDLLEGKLKNGGYSLAFDPIRVKFKPTDVTLKYCEEVGTDFAQSLKKARRAKAPRTPATSVEQAVGRIIGSLCIFTAKQGDVSSAMLASWVSQATFAPPGFTVAVAKERAIEALLYSGSPFVLNVLGEGKHLGLMRHFLKPFGPTEDRFEGIETKEAANGSPILKDAIAYLECRVDKRMEAGDHWVIYAVVDTGKVLDNDAKTAVHHRKTGTHY; encoded by the coding sequence ATGACAACTACCAACCAGCCTAGGGATGTTCAAATCCTGCAGATTGCTTCCGATACGGCGATTTTGCGATCGCGCAGCTGGAACCGGCTGCGGTTTGAGATTGAGTATGCGCTGGAGCGGGGCACGACGGCCAACACTTACCTAATTCAGGCTGACCAGACAGCCCTAATCGACCCACCCGGAGAATCGTTTACCGACATTTTTCTGGCAGCGCTGGCCCAGCAGGTAGATCTAGACGAGATTAACTACCTTATTTTGGGCCACATCAACCCCAACCGGGTCACTACCTTAAAGGTGCTGCTGGAGAAAAATCCCAACCTGACGGTGGTGTGTTCTAATCCGGCGGCTTTAGCGCTGCAGGATTTGCTGGAGGGGCAGTCGGTCAACCTGCGGGTGATTAAGGGGGCCGACGATGAGCTAGATCTGGGGCAGGGTCATGTGCTGCAGTTTATTCCGATTCCGACGCCGCGCTGGCCGGGGGGGCTGGCAACCTACGACCCCTACGCCGAGGTGCTCTATACTGACAAGTTCTTTGGTGCGCACCTAGCCAGTGAGCAGGTTTATGACCTCGGTTGGGACGATCTACTCGAAGATCGCCGCTACTACTTTGACTGCTTGATGGCCCCCAGCATTCGGCAGGTGATTGCTGCTTTAGACAAGCTGGAGACCTTTCAGTTTCGGGTGCTGGCTCCCGGTCACGGGCCTGTCGTTTTGTACGGGGCAAAGGAGCTGTTTCAGGGATATCGCCACTGGAGCGAGACTCAGAAAAGCCAGGAGCAGTCAGTAGCGCTGATCTACGCTTCGGCCTACGGCAATACGGCGACCATTGCCCAGGCCCTAGCTCGAGGCATTACCAAGTCGGGAGTGGCCGTAGAAGCGCTCAATGCGGAACAGGCTGAGCCGGAGGAAATTAAGGCGGCGGTAGAGAAGTCATCGGGCTTTTTGATTGGCTCTCCGACGCTGGGCGGCCACGCACCGACTCAAATTCAAACGGCGCTGGGAATTGTTTTGTCTTCTGCTTCTAAAACGCAGCCTGCTGGGGTCTTTGGCTCCTTTGGCTGGAGCGGCGAGGCCATTGATCTGCTGGAGGGCAAGCTTAAAAATGGTGGTTACTCTCTGGCGTTTGACCCGATCCGAGTGAAGTTTAAGCCGACTGATGTCACCCTCAAGTACTGCGAGGAAGTAGGAACAGACTTTGCTCAGTCCCTCAAAAAAGCTAGACGGGCCAAAGCACCGCGTACCCCGGCAACTTCGGTAGAGCAGGCAGTAGGGCGCATTATTGGCTCGCTCTGTATTTTCACAGCCAAACAGGGAGACGTTTCTAGCGCCATGCTGGCCTCGTGGGTGTCTCAGGCCACCTTTGCGCCGCCGGGCTTTACGGTGGCAGTGGCGAAGGAGCGAGCGATTGAGGCTTTGCTGTACTCCGGCAGCCCCTTCGTGCTGAATGTTTTGGGTGAAGGCAAGCATTTGGGGCTGATGCGGCATTTTCTCAAACCCTTTGGACCGACGGAAGATCGCTTTGAAGGGATCGAGACTAAGGAGGCTGCTAATGGCTCGCCGATCTTGAAAGATGCGATCGCATACCTTGAGTGCCGGGTAGACAAGCGTATGGAGGCTGGCGATCACTGGGTCATCTATGCCGTGGTTGATACCGGAAAAGTACTTGACAACGACGCCAAAACCGCTGTCCACCATCGCAAAACCGGCACCCACTATTAA
- a CDS encoding diflavin flavoprotein, producing MVAKAQALTGQFAPGTQPKRLTIQVAGVAADTTTIRSLDWDRDRFDIEFGLQNGTTYNSYLIRGEKVALVDTSHEKFRQLYLDALRGQIDPAQIDYIVISHTEPDHSGLVKDVLALAPQATVVGAKVAIAFLEDLVHRPFERILVKSGDTLDLGNGHLLEFVSAPNLHWPDTIFTYDHQTQVLYTCDAFGMHFCSDAAYDEDLEVISPDYRFYYECLMAPNARSVLSAMKRMDALPAVTTIGTGHGPLLRHNVEELTERYRRWSQEKSKSETLVAVFYVSDYGYSDRISQAIARGITKTGVAVEMMDMRSADPQEVNELVGRATGLAIGMPPSSGVGSKETQATLGTILAAVNAKQTVGLFESYGGDDEPIDTLATRFEDLAPVPAFAPLRIKDTPTEATYQLCEETGTDLGQTLTQAGKLKKLKALDADLEKALGRISSGLYIITAQKGEASSAMLASWVNQASFQPLGFTVAVAKDRAIESLMQVGDEFVLNILEEGKHLPLMKHFLKRFPPGADRFAGVRTRPATNGSPLLADALAYLECQVVSRMEVSDHWVVYCTVKDGKVSDPEGITAVHHRKVGNYY from the coding sequence ATGGTCGCGAAAGCGCAAGCACTGACTGGTCAGTTCGCACCTGGTACCCAACCCAAACGCCTCACGATTCAGGTGGCAGGCGTTGCTGCAGATACCACCACCATCCGCTCTCTAGATTGGGACCGGGATCGCTTTGACATTGAGTTTGGCCTGCAAAACGGCACCACCTACAACTCGTACCTGATTCGTGGCGAGAAAGTGGCTCTGGTCGATACCTCCCACGAAAAGTTTCGCCAGCTGTATCTAGATGCGCTGCGGGGCCAGATTGACCCGGCACAGATTGACTACATCGTGATCAGCCACACCGAGCCGGATCATAGCGGCCTGGTCAAAGATGTGTTGGCGCTAGCCCCTCAGGCAACGGTGGTGGGGGCTAAGGTTGCGATCGCATTTCTCGAAGACCTCGTCCATCGCCCCTTCGAGCGCATTTTGGTCAAGAGCGGCGACACGCTTGACTTGGGCAACGGCCACTTACTGGAGTTTGTCAGCGCGCCTAACCTGCACTGGCCCGACACCATCTTTACCTACGATCACCAGACCCAGGTGCTCTATACCTGCGATGCCTTTGGCATGCACTTCTGTAGCGATGCGGCCTACGACGAAGATCTAGAGGTAATTTCCCCCGACTATCGCTTTTACTACGAGTGCCTGATGGCTCCTAACGCCCGCTCGGTGCTCTCGGCTATGAAGCGGATGGATGCGCTGCCTGCTGTGACCACCATCGGCACTGGCCACGGCCCGCTGCTGCGCCACAACGTCGAAGAGCTAACCGAGCGCTATCGCCGCTGGAGCCAGGAAAAGAGCAAGTCTGAGACGCTGGTTGCCGTGTTTTACGTGTCGGACTATGGCTATAGCGATCGCATTTCGCAGGCCATCGCTCGCGGCATCACCAAAACCGGCGTAGCTGTCGAGATGATGGACATGCGCTCTGCCGACCCCCAAGAGGTGAACGAGCTAGTCGGTCGCGCCACCGGCCTTGCCATCGGCATGCCTCCCTCGTCTGGCGTCGGCTCCAAGGAGACCCAAGCCACCCTGGGCACCATTCTGGCGGCTGTTAACGCCAAGCAGACCGTGGGCCTGTTTGAGTCCTACGGCGGCGATGATGAGCCGATCGATACGCTGGCAACCCGCTTTGAAGACCTTGCACCCGTACCAGCTTTTGCCCCCTTGCGGATCAAAGACACTCCCACCGAGGCTACCTACCAGCTCTGTGAGGAAACCGGCACCGACCTAGGTCAGACCCTCACCCAGGCTGGCAAGCTGAAGAAGCTCAAAGCCCTCGACGCTGACCTGGAAAAAGCCCTGGGTCGCATCAGCAGCGGACTCTACATCATTACCGCCCAGAAAGGCGAGGCCAGCAGCGCTATGCTAGCCTCCTGGGTCAACCAGGCTAGCTTCCAGCCTCTTGGCTTTACCGTGGCTGTGGCCAAAGACCGCGCCATTGAGTCTCTGATGCAGGTAGGCGACGAGTTTGTGCTGAATATCTTAGAAGAGGGCAAGCACCTGCCCCTGATGAAGCATTTCCTCAAGCGCTTTCCCCCCGGTGCCGACCGCTTTGCCGGAGTTCGCACCCGCCCAGCAACCAACGGCTCGCCCCTGCTAGCCGATGCCCTAGCTTACCTGGAGTGCCAGGTAGTCAGCCGTATGGAGGTTAGCGACCACTGGGTCGTCTACTGCACTGTGAAGGATGGCAAGGTGTCTGACCCAGAAGGCATTACCGCAGTTCATCACCGTAAAGTCGGCAACTATTACTAA
- a CDS encoding MnmC family methyltransferase, whose translation MPLTGALIPEPTADGSYTFFSEDFGEYFHSREGAYAEARKTYVEATQLARKAEQPRLTLLDVCYGLGYNTAAALETIWQVNPNCQITLVGLELDKRVPQRAIAQHLTEGWSASVQTVLQTLATHAESHSPTLNARLLVGDARQQIQKLVQTDFQADAIFLDPFSPPHCPELWTVEFLKQVARCLTPEGHLATYSCAAAVRTAVLLAGLNIGPIEATGRRWPGTLARHIATGLRPLSQQEQEHLKSKAAIPYRDPTLTDSPAVIRARRQQEQETSPLESTSRWRKRWLSPPGQT comes from the coding sequence ATGCCGCTGACCGGAGCCCTCATTCCAGAACCTACTGCGGATGGATCCTACACCTTTTTTTCAGAAGACTTTGGGGAGTACTTCCACAGTCGAGAAGGGGCCTACGCCGAAGCTCGTAAAACCTACGTAGAAGCGACCCAGCTAGCCCGAAAAGCAGAGCAGCCCCGGCTCACCCTGCTAGACGTGTGCTACGGTCTGGGATACAACACCGCCGCGGCACTAGAGACTATCTGGCAGGTCAACCCAAACTGTCAAATTACCTTAGTTGGCCTGGAGCTAGATAAAAGAGTGCCGCAAAGAGCCATTGCCCAACACCTCACGGAGGGTTGGTCGGCTTCTGTACAAACAGTTCTACAAACGCTAGCCACCCACGCCGAGAGCCACAGCCCCACCCTCAATGCCCGACTCCTGGTGGGCGATGCTCGCCAGCAGATTCAAAAATTGGTGCAGACAGACTTTCAGGCCGATGCCATTTTTCTCGATCCCTTCTCGCCACCCCACTGCCCTGAACTATGGACGGTTGAGTTCTTAAAGCAGGTAGCCCGCTGTCTAACCCCCGAAGGACATTTAGCCACCTACTCCTGTGCCGCCGCTGTGCGCACCGCTGTTCTGTTGGCAGGGCTAAATATTGGCCCCATTGAGGCGACCGGCCGTCGCTGGCCCGGCACCCTAGCCCGCCATATCGCTACCGGCTTACGTCCCCTTTCCCAACAAGAACAGGAGCACCTAAAAAGCAAAGCTGCCATACCCTACCGAGATCCGACATTAACTGACTCACCCGCAGTCATTCGGGCCCGACGGCAGCAAGAACAAGAGACGTCGCCGCTAGAGTCCACCTCGCGCTGGCGTAAGCGCTGGCTGTCTCCCCCTGGCCAAACTTGA
- a CDS encoding HD domain-containing phosphohydrolase yields MSHFDAVPARVLIVDDNYPSRMAAATLLALEGYDVVEADCGPQALELVQETCPDLILLDVMMPGMSGFEVCKQLKKNESTRLIPVVFLTGSNERQVRLEGIQAGADDFLTKPFDQAELTARVKSLVHQKRLNEDLDHTEQVLLSIARAIECRDPNTGDHCERLMALGQAFGTYLNLSRGQIRSLGWAGYLHDIGKVGIPDAILLKSGPLSPEEQTIMQQHVFIGERICKPLKTLQGVVPIIRHHHERWNGSGYPDGLCGEEIPLLARVFQLLDIYDALTNERPYKLALSPTNSLRLMWEEVEKGWRDPSLMSQFEAFIQTQLAASCDRAAPVTDAALESAAALETSEPAQLC; encoded by the coding sequence GTGAGCCACTTTGATGCCGTACCCGCCAGGGTCTTAATCGTTGACGACAACTACCCTAGTCGCATGGCTGCAGCGACCTTACTGGCGCTAGAAGGCTATGACGTCGTAGAAGCAGATTGCGGTCCCCAGGCTCTGGAGCTAGTTCAAGAAACCTGCCCCGATCTGATTCTTTTAGATGTCATGATGCCCGGTATGAGCGGCTTCGAAGTCTGTAAGCAGCTCAAAAAGAATGAATCCACCCGCTTAATTCCAGTAGTCTTTCTCACCGGCTCTAATGAGCGCCAGGTTCGTTTAGAAGGCATTCAGGCCGGGGCAGATGACTTTTTGACCAAGCCCTTTGACCAAGCTGAACTGACTGCCCGAGTCAAGTCTCTGGTTCACCAGAAACGACTCAATGAAGACCTGGACCATACTGAGCAGGTGCTGCTTTCGATTGCTCGCGCCATTGAGTGCCGCGACCCCAATACGGGCGATCACTGCGAACGGCTCATGGCGCTAGGGCAGGCCTTTGGCACCTACCTGAACCTCTCGCGGGGTCAAATTCGCAGCCTTGGCTGGGCCGGGTATCTCCATGACATCGGCAAAGTTGGCATACCAGACGCCATTTTGCTCAAATCAGGCCCGCTATCGCCAGAAGAGCAAACCATCATGCAGCAGCACGTTTTCATTGGCGAGCGCATCTGCAAACCTTTGAAGACCCTGCAGGGCGTCGTTCCTATCATCCGGCACCACCATGAGCGGTGGAACGGTAGCGGTTATCCAGACGGCTTGTGCGGCGAGGAAATCCCCCTATTAGCTAGGGTGTTTCAGCTGCTCGATATTTACGATGCGCTAACCAACGAACGGCCCTATAAGCTGGCGCTCTCTCCAACGAACTCTCTCAGGCTAATGTGGGAGGAGGTGGAGAAAGGCTGGCGTGATCCAAGCTTGATGAGCCAGTTTGAAGCTTTCATTCAGACTCAGCTAGCCGCCAGTTGTGACCGAGCGGCCCCTGTCACAGACGCGGCCCTTGAGTCTGCTGCAGCCCTTGAAACCAGTGAACCTGCTCAGCTCTGTTAG
- a CDS encoding CU044_2847 family protein, with translation MSDIIHTSGSTEESILLFEISGAQGVMRAGGLNTMELATKSAQALSQAMGAIQTLANRTTETINQLPQKPSEFELEFGIKIDAEAGAIVSKSGSEGNLRVKLVWRNGAQQPT, from the coding sequence ATGAGCGATATTATCCACACCTCAGGTTCCACAGAAGAATCAATTCTCTTATTTGAAATTAGCGGCGCGCAGGGGGTGATGCGGGCAGGGGGGCTTAATACGATGGAGTTGGCAACCAAATCGGCCCAAGCCCTTAGTCAGGCGATGGGAGCCATCCAGACCTTGGCTAATCGGACCACTGAGACTATTAACCAGCTGCCCCAAAAACCTTCAGAGTTTGAGCTGGAGTTTGGTATCAAAATCGATGCTGAAGCTGGGGCCATTGTTTCCAAATCTGGATCTGAGGGCAATCTGCGAGTCAAGCTGGTCTGGCGGAACGGGGCACAGCAGCCCACTTAA
- the tyrS gene encoding tyrosine--tRNA ligase, with amino-acid sequence MPESSALSAPQSAIPNEFQWIYRGITEVFPDQPDADDPQQNLVRRLQRADRPLRVKLGIDPTGAEIHLGHSIPVRKLRAFQDAGHTAVLIIGDFTARIGDPTGKSEVRRQLTEADVKANAQTYLEQVRPILDFDTPGRLEIRYNSEWLLGLDLGKILELLSSMTVGQMLAKEGFSERYEKGNPVFLHEFLYPLMQGYDSVAVESDIELGGTDQKFNIAVGRDLQRQFGMEPQFGMLLPLLLGTDGVQKMSKSLGNYVGLLEDPLSMYSKLEKTPDSLIHNYFELLTKLPLDSLPEAPRDRQKLLALEVTRQFHGEAAAQQAQQAALSLVQGTGDPAEGVPEFSLSSIEFPAKLFYILGASNLCASGSEARRQIQGGAVKLDGEKVTSVDQTFETPDELTSKVLQVGKKKFARLVP; translated from the coding sequence ATGCCGGAATCGTCTGCCCTCTCAGCCCCCCAAAGCGCTATCCCCAATGAGTTCCAGTGGATTTACCGGGGCATCACCGAGGTCTTTCCCGACCAGCCTGATGCTGATGATCCGCAGCAAAACCTGGTGCGACGGCTGCAGCGCGCCGATCGGCCCCTGCGGGTAAAGCTGGGCATCGACCCAACCGGGGCCGAGATTCACCTAGGCCACAGCATTCCGGTGCGTAAGCTGCGGGCGTTTCAAGATGCAGGGCATACCGCTGTGCTGATTATTGGCGACTTTACTGCCCGCATTGGCGATCCTACCGGCAAGTCTGAGGTGCGCCGCCAGCTGACAGAGGCCGACGTTAAGGCCAATGCTCAAACCTACCTGGAGCAGGTGCGGCCCATCCTCGATTTCGATACGCCCGGACGGCTAGAAATTCGCTACAACTCTGAATGGCTCTTGGGCCTGGACTTGGGCAAAATTCTGGAGCTGCTCTCTAGCATGACCGTCGGCCAAATGCTGGCTAAAGAGGGCTTTTCTGAGCGCTACGAGAAAGGTAACCCAGTCTTTCTGCACGAATTTCTCTACCCGCTGATGCAGGGCTACGACTCAGTTGCGGTGGAGTCTGATATTGAGCTGGGCGGCACCGACCAGAAGTTTAATATCGCCGTAGGCCGCGATTTGCAGCGCCAATTTGGCATGGAGCCGCAGTTTGGTATGCTGCTGCCGCTGCTGCTAGGCACTGACGGCGTGCAGAAAATGTCTAAGTCGTTGGGTAACTACGTCGGCCTACTGGAAGATCCGCTCTCGATGTACTCCAAGCTAGAGAAAACCCCTGATAGCCTAATTCACAATTACTTTGAGCTGCTGACCAAGCTGCCGCTCGACTCGCTGCCGGAGGCCCCACGCGATCGTCAAAAGCTGCTGGCTCTAGAGGTGACCCGTCAGTTTCATGGAGAAGCGGCAGCTCAGCAGGCCCAACAGGCCGCGCTCAGTCTAGTGCAGGGGACAGGCGATCCGGCAGAGGGAGTGCCTGAATTTTCGCTCTCAAGCATTGAGTTTCCGGCCAAGCTGTTTTACATTTTGGGGGCTAGCAATCTCTGTGCTAGCGGCAGCGAAGCCCGTCGTCAGATTCAGGGGGGGGCGGTCAAGCTGGATGGAGAAAAGGTCACTAGCGTAGATCAGACCTTTGAAACTCCAGATGAGCTAACTAGCAAAGTGCTTCAGGTGGGCAAGAAGAAATTCGCCCGGTTGGTGCCTTAA